The genomic segment GCATAAAATTCTGAAGCTGATCGGGGTACAGATGAAGAACCTGACATTGCCCCAGTGTCCCCTGTATGAAGAAGTACTGGATACTCAGATGTTTGGCCTTTCCCGTGAAATAGATTTTGCTGTTCGTCTTGGCCTTGTACGTGCTGATGAGGGCAAGGAACTCCTGAGTTCACTCGAGAGACAGGTATCCGCTCTGCATGAAGCAACAATGGCAGCACGAAAATAATTGCTCATTTGCTCAAACTTACACTCAATAGGGGGCTGGTTTGAGCTTTTTTATACGGATTTTTGATTGCATGATTCATGATTCTCCATATTTCTGCCAGATGAAATCATGTTGAGAACAGGTCTTTCAGGTGGATGTTATGTTAAAAAAACTGTTTCATCATTACGATTATTCCATGATTATTGTGATGCTGCTCTTAATCAGCTTTGGTCTGATTATGGTTTTCAGTGCAGGATCCATTTGGGCAGTATCCGTTCTGGATAAGACTTCACCAGGTTACTTCTTTATTAGACAGCTGATCTGGTTTTTAGTAGCTGTACCGATTGGACTGATCGGGCTGATTATGCCTTATCAGGCTTATCGCGCGCTGGTGAAACCTATGTTGCTTGTCACACTGGTTTTGCTGGTTCTGCTCATTTTTCTGGGGAATAATGTGAACAATGCCACATCATGGTTCCGTATCGGTTTTTTTAACATACAACCTGCTGAAATTGTGAAAATCACATTAATTCTCTATCTTGCGTCAACCTTCTCAAATAAGCAGAAATCGATTGATCATTTCAGTACAGCTGTTTTACCCCCGCTCAGTGTTGTCATGTTATTCTTTATGCTGGTCTGGATGCAGCCGGACCTCGGGACGGCCATGATCTTAATTGCCATTTCTGCCGTGATGATTGTCTGCTCAGGTCTGAAAATGAGCCATTTACTGTCCCTTGTCGGAGGGGCTGCAGCCGGTGTGGCGATATTCTTTATGGTTTTCCTGTCCGATAACCAGACGGGAAGATTTACAGCAGCGTATGATCCCTTTTCTGTAGCCGATACAACCGGGCGGCAACTGATTAATTCTTATATTGCCATTGCCTCCGGAGGGCTGACAGGAAAGGGGCTTGGGAAAAGTATAGAAAAGACAGGCTTTTTACCGGAACCTCAAACCGACTTTATTATTTCAATCATTGGTGAGGAACTGGGTCTGCTTGGCATTTTATTTGTTATATTATGTATCGCCTATCTTGTGTTCCGCGGCTTTGTTACTGCCATACGCTGCAAAGATGTATTTGGAAGCCTTATTGCGATTGGGATCTCAAGCATGATGGCCATTCAGACGTTTGTCAATCTTGGCGCAGCGACCGGCCTGATACCCGTAACAGGAGTGACATTGCCATTTGTCAGTTATGGGGGCTCTTCGCTGATCATCATGGTTTTTTCCATATGTGTTCTTACCAATATTTCCGCATTTGTCAACATGAGAAGATCAGGCAACAGACATGAAGGGGAGAGAGAGAATGTTAAAGCGTTCTATTAGGAAGTTGCTCGTCGCAAACCGTGGTGAGATTGCGATTCGTGTATGCCGTGCGTGTAATGAACTGGGGATACGGACTGTCGCGATTTATTCCAAAGAAGATATTGGATCCTATCATCGATATAAAGCGGATGAATCCTATCTGACAGGTAAAGGGAAAAGCCCGATCGAAGCCTATCTGGATATCGATAGTATTATTGAAATTGCCAAGTCTCATCAGGTCGATGCGATTCATCCCGGTTACGGCTTTCTTTCAGAAAATGCAGACTTTGCCAGACGATGCAATGAAGAAGGTCTTATTTTTGTCGGACCGAAGCCGGAGCATCTGGAGATATTCGGTGATAAGGCGAAAGCACGGGCCGCTGCGGTTAATGCCGGGATTCCGGTGATCCCCGGTACCGGCGGACCAGTGTCGTCTGTTGAAGAGGTGAAAGATTTCGGCAGAGAACACGGTTATCCGATTATCATTAAAGCTGTGCTGGGCGGCGGCGGCCGTGGGATGCGCATTGTACGCAGCGAAAAGAGTGTGGATGAGGCCTTTGCCCGCGCCACATCTGAGGCGAAACAGACATTTGGCAAAGAGGATGTCTATGTTGAAAAATATTTGGACAACCCCAGACATATCGAGGTACAGGTCATCGCAGATCAGAGCGGTGAAACCGTCCATCTCTATGAACGCGACTGCTCCGTTCAGCGTCGCCATCAGAAAGTGGTCGAAGTAGCCCCGAGCAGAGGACTGGGTGAGAAACTGCGTCAGGAAATATGTGAAGCCGGCGTGCGGCTGATGAAAAGCGTCAACTATCTGAATGCAGGGACTGTTGAATTTCTTGTTGTCCCTTCCGGTGCGTATTATTTTATCGAGGTCAATCCCCGTGTTCAGGTCGAACATACTATTACAGAACTGATTACGGGGATTGATATCGTTCAGTCTCAGATTCTGATTGCCGAAGGATACGGTCTTCATGAGCGTCCGATTCTGATCCCTGAACAAAAGGATATCCATACAACCGGTTATGCCATTCAATGCCGTGTCACAACGGAAGATCCGAGCAACAATTTCATGCCGGACACCGGGAAAATTGTGGCCTATCGCAGTGGTGGCGGTTTTGGCGTACGTCTTGATGCGGGCAATGCCTTCACCGGTTCGGTCATTACACCCTATTACGATTCACTTCTTGTTAAACTGTGTACGTGTGCGAGAACCTTTCGCGGCACTGCAGCAAAAATGCTGAGAAATCTGAAAGAGTTCCGAATCCGGGGAATCAAGACCAATATTCCCTTTCTGGTTAATGTTGTTCAGCATCCTGATTTTCTCTCCGGCAATGTATCCACAACGTTTATTGATACGACTCCGGAATTATTCGTATTTGAAAAGAGTCTTGACCGCGGAACAAAAATGTTATCGTATATCGGGAATGTTACCATAAATGGTTATCCCGGCATACCCAAAAATAAGAAACCTGTATTTGATGTCCCCCCCGTACCAGACGTGAAATTATCTGACCCTTATCCGAGAGGCACAAAACAAATTCTCGATGAAAAGGGAGCGAAAGGGGTTGCTGACTGGGTAAAAAACCAGCACAGAGTCCTGCTTACCGATACTACCTTCAGAGACGCTCATCAAAGTCTGCTGGCTACGCGCATGCGCAGTAAAGATATTACCAGAATTACGGCTCAGACGGCCCATCTGTTGCCGAACCTGTTCTCTGAGGAAGCCTGGGGCGGAGCAACTTTTGATACGTCGTACCGTTTCCTGCGTGAGGATCCCTGGGCAAGGCTGAGAATCATCCGCAAAAAAATGCCAAACATTCTTCTGCAGATGCTCCTTCGCGGATCTAACGCTGTCGGGTATAAGAATTATCCGGATAATCTGATCCGAGCGTTTGTCAAAGAAGCCGCAGCACAGGGAGTAGATGTATTTCGCGTGTTTGACAGTCTGAACTGGCTTGACGGCATGCGCGTGTCACTTGACGCAGTCATTGAGAGCGGGAAGATTGCTGAAGGCACCATGTGCTACACGGGCGATATACTGGACGGGAAACGGACAAAGTATAATCTGGATTATTATAAAAAACTGGCAAAAGATCTTGAAGCAGCCGGAGCACACATGATCGGGATTAAGGATATGGCCGGACTGCTCAAACCTGAAGCTGCATACAGACTGATTTCCGAATTAAAGGACACCGTATCTGTTCCCGTCCATCTGCATACTCACGATACGAGCGGGAACGGGATCTATACCTATGTCAGAGCTGTTGAAGCAGGGGTTGATATCGTTGATGTGGCCGTTGAGGCTCTGGCGGGCATGACCTCTCAGCCAAGTGCCAACACACTCTATTATGCGCTTTCAGAGAGTGACAGACGTCCGGATGCGGACATTTCAGCACTTGAGTCGCTGAGCCATTATTGGGAAAAAGTGCGTAAGTACTATTTTCCTTTTGAAAGCGGTATGCAAACTTCAAATGCGGAAATCTATAAACTGGAAATGCCTGGAGGTCAATACAGCAATCTGCGTCAGCAGGCGATTGCTGTTGGTCTTGGTGACCGGTTTGAAGAAGTGAAAGAGATGTATCGCCGGGTCAATCAGATGTTTGGAGATATTGTTAAAGTCACTCCATCATCCAAAGTGGTTGGCGATATGACCTTATATATGGTACAGAATGATCTCACTGAAGATGATATCTACGAAAAAGGAGAAACAATGGATTTTCCGGATTCGGTCGTTAGCTTCTTCAAAGGAGAGCTTGGTCAGCCCTATCAGGGATTCCCGAAAGAACTGCAGAGTATCGTGCTGAAGGGACAAAAACCTCTGACAGAACGTCCCGGAAATATCTTGAGCCGGTCAACTTCAAGGAAGTTCGGTCGACACTTGAGGAGAAATTTGACAGGAAATTCAGAGACTGCGAGGTCCTTTCCTATGCGCTCTACCCGAAAGTATATACGGATTATCTCCATTTCTGCGAGTCTTACGGAAAAATAGGGGTGCTGGAAACACCGACATTTTTCTACGGTCTGCGTCTTGGTGAGGAAGTTGCTGTAAATATTGAGGAAGGTAAAACGCTGATCGTCAAACTGATTTCAATCGGTCACCCTCAGAAAGATGGCATGCGAACGGTTTATTTTGAACTGAACGGACAACCCCGTGAAGTATCCATTAAGGATATGAACGTGCAGTCGACTGAAGTGGCGCATGCCAAAGCGGATAAGAACAACCCGAATCATATTGGCGCAACGATGCCCGGAACGGTTGTAAAAGTGCTCGTGACCTCAGGTGAACGCGTAAAGAAGGGGGACCACCTGCTTGTTACCGAAGCGATGAAAATGGAGACCACCGTTCAGGCGCCGGCTGATGGGACAGTGAAAAAGATATATGTTGATGAAAATGATGTGATTGAAACCGGCGATCTGATGATTGAATTACAGTGACTGCGAAATAAAAAGAAGTGAGGGACATAGGTTCCTCACTTCTTTTTATTATTAGCCGAGAACACTCGTGACTTCAGTCATGAGATGAATCGGCGTATCTTTTCAATACTGTAATCACTAAATTGTTAAATGATCTGTTTTGTTCTTCGGCTATTTGTTCCAACTCTTTCTTTAAGTCTTTCTCAATGGTCAATAGTGTTCTTGTTTTGTTACTCGCTATCGTACTCATATCATTGTCACCTCGTGACTATAATAACATTTAATCATAATATTTACAAGACAATAACATCATGATATATTATAGTTAAAGAAAAGAGGTGAAACAACAATGGTATTAAAAGGTTTAAAGTTAAGAATATATCCTGACAAAGAACAAAAACTTAAAATTAAATTAAACTTTGGCTATAACCGTTTTGTGTGGAATCAGATGTTAAACATGATGATTGAACGATACCACAACAATCCCGACTCTTCTTTTCTTAGCGCTTTTGCATTGAATAACATGCTTAAAGCCTTGAAGATTGAGTATCCATGGTTAAAAGATGCTGAGAGTACCAGTTTACAATGTACGAATCATGATCTGGTGGAAGCATATAAAAAGTTTTTCAAAGAACATACCGGTTTTCCAAAGTTTAAATCAAAGAAATATCCGAAACAAAGGTATCAATCAAAATGTGTAGGTAAAAACATTAAACAAGTTAATAAACATCATGTTAAATTACCGAAATTAGGAATTATGAGATTCAAAGCAGGAATTAAAATCCCTGAAAAAATTAAATCAGTAACTGTTCGTCTATCACCAACAGGAAAATATTATGCTGTGCTGCTTGTTGAATATGAAAACCAAACATTCAACAAAACAGGAAGGCAATTAGGTATTGACTTGGGTGTTGCCGATTTAGTCATTGGATCGGATGGTATTAAGTTATCTACCATTCGTTTTGACAAAATCTTAGCCAGGAAGAAACATTACTGGGAGAAACGGTTAGCTAGGCGTAGATTGCAAGCTCAGAAAGAAATCGCATGGGATAAGCATATAAGGTACTTAATCCCAGATGCCTCGATGACTTTAAAAATTATAAAAAAGCCAAATTAATGGTTGCTGAATACAATGAGAAAATTATTAATCAACGCAATGACTATCTCCATAAAATTACAGTGCAATTAGTTAAAGATAATGATGTCATTGTCATGGAAGATTTGAAAGCAAAAAATCTTCTACGCAATCACAAATTATCCAGAGCAATTGTTAATCAATCCTGGCGGGAAATGAGACGGATGCTTGAATACAAATGTGCATGGTGCGGTAAAACAATAGTCATTGTCAATCCCTATAAGATGACGGTGGCCACGTCATCGGCCCCCTTTTGCCAAAAAATAGGCCACCTAATGCCAAGAATTAGTCCACCTTCTGCCATAATTTGATCCATAGGTATTGAATAATGCCTTTTGTCCACGCCCAGTGAACAGGCCGCTATTTCGAAGATTTCGATCATGATGATTGGCGGTGGAAAAATTAGAGAAAAATCCTAGTAAGATTCATCAATAGATGGCCGGTTCTGGCCCTTCCCTATCTAACTACTACGACCATTTTCTTTGAGGTTCTGACAAGGGCGACCGTAGGGAGGGCGGAGCCTTTACCCTTGCCAGGTTCTCAGAGAAAGTGGATACTCTCTCAAGATAGGGAAAGGGAACAGCGCAGAAACTGACGGGGCTCACCATCTGCCTCCTGGTCTATTTACTTGCAGAAGGTGGCTCATGTTGTGGCAGAACATGGCCTACTTTTTGGCACGAGTGGCCTATTTCGATGGCCGCCTTCAATAAGACATCACAAATATGCTCGGAATGTGGTTATGATGACGGAAAGCATACGTTAGACATAAGGGACTGGACATGCCCTGGCTGTGGGCATCATCACGATAGAGATATTAACGCAGCAAAGAATATTCTTCGGCTCGGGACGAGCCTTGGTAAAAGAGTTGTGACCTCTGCCTGAACGTTAGGTAAGTGTGCAATGTTCCCAGAAGCACACGACTTGAGTCGTGTGAGGTTCACTTATCCAGGTGATTCAAAAAGGTCCGTCTGATCGATCTGATCGTGAACAGGATAAGGTCGGACTTATTGCTCGGATCTTCGCAGACTGAACATCAGAAGAATCATCAGAAGCCCGAAAAACAAGGTAACGAATAAGGCATGGAGCAGAAGGAATATTAGTGCCATCTTTGTCTGGATAATGAAAATGCCGGACACTGCCTGGAGCAGAATCAGTATCACCGAGATAAACAGGATAATGGACAAGCTTGGCGTGCTGCTGTAACGTTTCATGACAACGACTAAAGTCCAGATTAGCCAGATCAGAAGGACGAGCGCCAGAATTCTATGCAGATATTGAACCCCTGCTTTGCTGATCCATGTTTCGGGGAATACACGCCCATTACAGAGCGGGAAATCCGTGCAGCCGAGCGATGATTCGGTATGCCGGACGAATGCCCCTGAATACAGCAGAATATATGTATAAATACTCAGCAGGATAAAATTCCATGTCATCCCCTTCTTAATGGGTGGCACCACTCGATGAGCATGTGCATCCGTTTCTTCAAAAACCAGAACAGTGATCAGGACCTGACTTGCGAAGGAAAGCAGAGAGACCCCGAAATGGAGCGCAAGCACAACTGAAGATTGTCCCCAGACCACGGCGCCCATCCCAAGAAACGCCTGCAGAAAAATGAAGAAGACGGCTGCGATGGAAAGAAACCGTGCTTCTTTCACCTGTTTCAGCCTGAACCAGATCCAGACCGACACAACAACGACAAGAATGGCTGTGATTCCCGATACGACCCGGTGACTGAATTCAATCCAGGTCTGATGCGCGGTTGAGGAGGGAATCACTTC from the Sporolactobacillus sp. Y61 genome contains:
- a CDS encoding FtsW/RodA/SpoVE family cell cycle protein — protein: MLKKLFHHYDYSMIIVMLLLISFGLIMVFSAGSIWAVSVLDKTSPGYFFIRQLIWFLVAVPIGLIGLIMPYQAYRALVKPMLLVTLVLLVLLIFLGNNVNNATSWFRIGFFNIQPAEIVKITLILYLASTFSNKQKSIDHFSTAVLPPLSVVMLFFMLVWMQPDLGTAMILIAISAVMIVCSGLKMSHLLSLVGGAAAGVAIFFMVFLSDNQTGRFTAAYDPFSVADTTGRQLINSYIAIASGGLTGKGLGKSIEKTGFLPEPQTDFIISIIGEELGLLGILFVILCIAYLVFRGFVTAIRCKDVFGSLIAIGISSMMAIQTFVNLGAATGLIPVTGVTLPFVSYGGSSLIIMVFSICVLTNISAFVNMRRSGNRHEGERENVKAFY
- a CDS encoding heme A synthase, with the protein product MKDRLLWVLSIASALAVLVVILMGALVTNTGSAYGCGNNWPLCNGEVIPSSTAHQTWIEFSHRVVSGITAILVVVVSVWIWFRLKQVKEARFLSIAAVFFIFLQAFLGMGAVVWGQSSVVLALHFGVSLLSFASQVLITVLVFEETDAHAHRVVPPIKKGMTWNFILLSIYTYILLYSGAFVRHTESSLGCTDFPLCNGRVFPETWISKAGVQYLHRILALVLLIWLIWTLVVVMKRYSSTPSLSIILFISVILILLQAVSGIFIIQTKMALIFLLLHALFVTLFFGLLMILLMFSLRRSEQ
- a CDS encoding transposase; this translates as MVLKGLKLRIYPDKEQKLKIKLNFGYNRFVWNQMLNMMIERYHNNPDSSFLSAFALNNMLKALKIEYPWLKDAESTSLQCTNHDLVEAYKKFFKEHTGFPKFKSKKYPKQRYQSKCVGKNIKQVNKHHVKLPKLGIMRFKAGIKIPEKIKSVTVRLSPTGKYYAVLLVEYENQTFNKTGRQLGIDLGVADLVIGSDGIKLSTIRFDKILARKKHYWEKRLARRRLQAQKEIAWDKHIRYLIPDASMTLKIIKKPN
- a CDS encoding YlaN family protein, yielding MSLEMKISRRERACELLHADAHKILKLIGVQMKNLTLPQCPLYEEVLDTQMFGLSREIDFAVRLGLVRADEGKELLSSLERQVSALHEATMAARK
- a CDS encoding IS200/IS605 family accessory protein TnpB-related protein yields the protein MVAEYNEKIINQRNDYLHKITVQLVKDNDVIVMEDLKAKNLLRNHKLSRAIVNQSWREMRRMLEYKCAWCGKTIVIVNPYKMTVATSSAPFCQKIGHLMPRISPPSAII
- a CDS encoding zinc ribbon domain-containing protein; amino-acid sequence: MAAFNKTSQICSECGYDDGKHTLDIRDWTCPGCGHHHDRDINAAKNILRLGTSLGKRVVTSA